From Pseudofrankia saprophytica, a single genomic window includes:
- a CDS encoding SDR family NAD(P)-dependent oxidoreductase, which produces MIGREERRATQVPSIENWNRLLEGRVAVVTGGGDGIGGAIARLFAEHGALVEVAEIDPERAERLRAEVTGAGGTVRAHVVDVRAEQDVARLADTVLSEHGRVDVLVNNVGDYRPLARFPQSSTESWRQMYETNLLHVFAVTRAFIPSMMERRSGSIVNIHSVEGMRGYPGDPVYGAMKAGAAHFTTGLAVTMGRHGIRVNGIGPDLTQTPQVDYLTGYEDHDDLWASWAPVGRLGWPEDQARVALFLASDLSSFVTGHNIPVDGGTKAGAGWFYSPKEGRFVNRPRHL; this is translated from the coding sequence ATGATTGGGCGCGAGGAACGGCGGGCCACGCAGGTGCCGTCGATAGAGAACTGGAACCGGCTTCTTGAAGGGCGGGTCGCCGTGGTCACCGGGGGTGGCGACGGGATCGGCGGCGCCATCGCTCGGCTGTTCGCCGAGCATGGCGCTCTCGTCGAGGTCGCCGAGATCGACCCGGAGCGGGCCGAACGGTTACGCGCCGAGGTGACGGGTGCGGGCGGGACGGTACGCGCGCACGTTGTCGACGTCAGGGCCGAGCAGGACGTGGCACGGCTGGCGGACACGGTGCTCTCCGAGCACGGGCGGGTCGACGTGCTGGTGAACAACGTCGGCGACTACCGGCCGCTGGCGCGGTTCCCCCAGTCGTCGACCGAGTCGTGGCGGCAGATGTACGAGACCAACCTGCTGCACGTCTTCGCCGTCACGCGCGCGTTCATCCCGTCGATGATGGAGCGGCGTAGCGGGAGCATCGTCAACATCCACTCGGTCGAGGGGATGCGCGGCTACCCGGGTGACCCGGTCTACGGCGCCATGAAGGCCGGCGCAGCCCATTTCACGACCGGCCTGGCGGTGACCATGGGCCGCCACGGCATCCGGGTCAACGGAATCGGCCCCGACCTCACCCAGACGCCACAGGTCGACTACCTCACCGGCTACGAGGACCACGACGACCTCTGGGCCTCCTGGGCGCCCGTCGGTCGGCTCGGCTGGCCCGAGGACCAGGCCCGCGTCGCGCTCTTCCTCGCCAGCGACCTCTCGTCGTTCGTCACCGGCCACAACATCCCCGTCGACGGCGGCACGAAGGCCGGCGCCGGCTGGTTCTACTCGCCGAAGGAAGGCCGCTTCGTCAACCGCCCCAGACACCTGTGA
- a CDS encoding SDR family NAD(P)-dependent oxidoreductase: protein MFELAGHVALVTGAGQNMGAGAARALAAQGAMVAVNDLSLERAEATRKEIEAAGGTAIAIAFDVLDADAVRAAVARIRAEVGRPVDILVNNAGIHPDMGAVPFRQLDPARWRGPIDLNIYGSLHCIHAVLEDMCTAGWGRIVQISSGAGRTGLNIGVAVYGTGKSGIEGFIRHLSQEVAAQGVTANSLALGLMNNAARGDASVTAHLAASVPAKRLGTPEDVGAAVVFLASPEASWLTGQTINLNGGATTN from the coding sequence ATGTTCGAACTGGCGGGGCATGTGGCGCTGGTGACCGGGGCTGGGCAGAACATGGGCGCGGGCGCGGCGCGCGCGTTAGCCGCCCAGGGGGCCATGGTCGCCGTGAACGATCTTTCTCTCGAGCGGGCCGAGGCCACGCGCAAGGAGATCGAGGCGGCCGGCGGGACGGCGATCGCGATCGCGTTCGATGTCCTGGACGCCGACGCGGTGCGGGCGGCGGTGGCGCGGATCCGGGCCGAGGTCGGCCGGCCCGTCGACATCCTGGTGAACAATGCCGGCATTCACCCGGACATGGGAGCCGTCCCGTTCCGCCAGCTCGACCCGGCCCGGTGGCGTGGGCCGATCGACCTGAACATCTACGGCTCGCTGCACTGCATTCACGCCGTGCTCGAGGACATGTGCACGGCGGGCTGGGGACGGATCGTGCAGATCTCCTCCGGCGCCGGCCGCACGGGCCTGAACATCGGCGTCGCGGTCTATGGCACCGGCAAGAGCGGCATCGAGGGCTTCATCCGGCACCTCTCCCAGGAGGTCGCGGCCCAGGGCGTGACGGCGAACAGCCTGGCCCTCGGACTGATGAACAACGCGGCCCGGGGCGACGCGTCGGTCACCGCCCACCTGGCGGCCTCGGTCCCGGCGAAGCGCCTCGGCACCCCCGAGGACGTGGGCGCCGCGGTCGTCTTCCTCGCCTCCCCGGAGGCGTCCTGGCTGACCGGGCAGACCATCAACCTCAACGGCGGCGCCACGACGAACTGA
- a CDS encoding bifunctional 5,10-methylenetetrahydrofolate dehydrogenase/5,10-methenyltetrahydrofolate cyclohydrolase, producing MTAQILDGRAQSTAILDRVEREVTEFVTAHGRVPVLATVLVGDDPASRTYVRMKANRCAKVGMQSRRLELDASISTETLIEAIRELSADPEVDGILLQHPVPDQIDERAAFEAIAPSKDVDGVTRTSFAMMAFDEGGFRSATPGGIMALIDAYDIPLAGKHAVVVGRSPILGKPVGMLLLARNATVTYCHSRTADLADHVARADVVVAAVGRPALIKGDWIKPGAVVVDAGYADNQGDVEYAPAAERAAYITPVPGGVGPMTIAVLIDQTMQAARARESARAGDLTPAGTPEN from the coding sequence ATGACCGCGCAGATCCTTGACGGCAGGGCCCAGTCGACGGCGATTCTTGATCGCGTCGAGCGGGAGGTGACCGAGTTCGTCACCGCCCACGGCCGCGTCCCGGTGCTCGCGACGGTGCTCGTCGGCGACGATCCGGCCTCCCGCACCTATGTCCGGATGAAGGCGAACCGCTGCGCCAAGGTCGGCATGCAGTCGCGCCGCCTGGAGCTGGACGCGTCGATCTCGACGGAGACCCTGATCGAGGCGATCCGGGAGCTGTCCGCCGACCCGGAGGTCGACGGCATCCTGCTGCAGCACCCGGTGCCTGACCAGATCGACGAGCGGGCGGCCTTCGAGGCGATCGCCCCGTCGAAGGACGTCGACGGCGTCACGAGGACGTCGTTCGCGATGATGGCGTTCGACGAGGGCGGCTTCCGGTCGGCCACGCCGGGCGGGATCATGGCGTTGATCGACGCCTACGACATTCCGCTGGCCGGCAAGCACGCCGTCGTCGTCGGGCGCAGCCCCATCCTCGGCAAGCCGGTCGGCATGCTGCTGCTGGCCCGCAACGCCACCGTCACCTACTGCCACTCCCGCACCGCGGACCTGGCCGACCACGTCGCCCGTGCCGATGTCGTCGTCGCCGCCGTCGGTCGTCCGGCCCTGATCAAGGGTGACTGGATCAAGCCCGGCGCCGTGGTCGTCGACGCCGGCTACGCCGACAACCAGGGCGATGTCGAATACGCCCCGGCCGCGGAGCGCGCCGCCTACATCACCCCGGTCCCCGGCGGCGTCGGCCCGATGACCATCGCCGTCCTCATCGACCAGACCATGCAGGCCGCCCGTGCACGCGAGTCCGCCCGCGCCGGTGACCTCACCCCCGCCGGCACCCCTGAGAACTAG